The following are encoded together in the Aciduricibacillus chroicocephali genome:
- a CDS encoding ABC transporter ATP-binding protein: MIRRFFSYYRPHKRLFIIDFTSAIIVALLELAFPLAVQWFIDKLLPEGNWNLITTVAILLVLIYLLSTALQYIVTYWGHLLGLNIETDMREELFQHVQKQSFRFFDNTKTGHIMSRFTNDLFDIGELAHHGPEDFFIAIMTFVGAFIIMFKVNVELALIILIVAPILVVLISYGNKRMSRAWKHMYEDIADVNAQVEDSVSGVRVVQSFTNEAYENKRFTKNNYRFRKAKASAYKVMAFVNSNIYMMMRLVVLVVLVVGSWFTFTNKLSSGELVGFVLYVQVLFRPIEKVSALLEMYPRGMAGFRRFTELIDVTPDVKDKPDAREVANLHGEIKFDNVTFSYERAHKPVLNDINIGIKPGETVALVGPSGAGKTTICSLIPRFYDVDKGNIRIDGIDIRDLKKSSLRKQIGIVQQDVFLFAGTLKENIAYGNLNATDEEIREAARKAHMEEFIKDLPNGYETEIGERGLKLSGGQKQRIAIARMFLKNPPILILDEATSALDTETEMIIQQALNDLAVNRTTLVIAHRLATIKNADRILVVTKDGIAEEGTHEELLAKNGIFANLHNVQMR; this comes from the coding sequence ATGATTCGACGTTTTTTCTCATATTACCGGCCACATAAGCGGTTGTTCATTATTGACTTTACAAGTGCAATCATCGTTGCACTTCTGGAGCTCGCATTCCCGCTTGCGGTACAGTGGTTCATTGATAAATTGCTGCCTGAAGGGAACTGGAATCTTATTACGACAGTAGCGATCCTCCTGGTCCTGATTTACTTGCTTAGCACGGCACTGCAGTATATTGTTACGTACTGGGGTCATTTGCTTGGGCTGAATATCGAAACAGATATGCGGGAGGAATTGTTCCAGCACGTTCAGAAGCAATCGTTCCGTTTCTTCGACAATACGAAAACGGGCCATATAATGAGCCGGTTTACGAATGATCTTTTTGATATTGGTGAGCTTGCCCACCATGGACCGGAAGATTTCTTCATCGCCATTATGACATTCGTTGGTGCGTTCATCATCATGTTCAAAGTAAATGTCGAGCTTGCTCTTATTATTCTTATTGTTGCTCCAATCCTGGTCGTGCTTATTTCTTATGGAAACAAACGGATGAGCCGTGCCTGGAAGCATATGTATGAAGACATTGCAGACGTCAATGCGCAAGTTGAAGATTCCGTATCTGGTGTGCGCGTTGTACAGTCCTTCACAAACGAAGCATATGAGAATAAGCGCTTTACAAAAAACAACTATCGTTTCCGAAAAGCAAAAGCGAGCGCATATAAAGTGATGGCGTTCGTTAATTCAAACATCTATATGATGATGCGCCTAGTCGTACTAGTTGTACTTGTTGTCGGCTCCTGGTTCACATTCACAAATAAACTTTCCTCTGGTGAACTCGTTGGATTCGTCCTCTATGTTCAAGTTCTATTCCGTCCAATAGAGAAAGTGAGCGCATTGCTTGAAATGTATCCGAGAGGTATGGCTGGATTCCGTCGCTTCACTGAATTGATTGACGTAACTCCAGATGTGAAGGATAAACCGGATGCGAGAGAGGTTGCCAACTTGCATGGTGAAATCAAGTTCGACAACGTTACCTTCAGTTATGAGCGCGCACACAAACCGGTTTTGAATGATATTAATATCGGTATTAAACCGGGTGAAACAGTAGCGCTCGTTGGGCCATCAGGTGCCGGCAAGACGACAATCTGTTCTCTAATTCCAAGATTTTATGATGTCGATAAAGGCAATATCAGAATTGATGGAATAGACATCCGTGACTTGAAAAAGAGTTCTCTGCGTAAACAGATCGGAATAGTTCAACAAGATGTATTCCTTTTTGCAGGCACATTGAAAGAGAATATCGCTTATGGTAATCTGAATGCGACAGATGAGGAAATCCGTGAAGCGGCACGCAAGGCACATATGGAAGAGTTCATCAAAGACTTGCCAAACGGCTATGAAACAGAGATTGGCGAACGCGGACTCAAACTCTCCGGAGGGCAAAAACAGCGAATTGCAATTGCCCGCATGTTCTTGAAGAACCCGCCTATTCTCATCCTGGATGAAGCAACTTCAGCACTTGATACTGAGACAGAAATGATCATTCAACAGGCGCTTAATGATCTAGCCGTTAATCGTACGACATTGGTCATTGCCCACCGTCTGGCTACAATTAAGAATGCGGACCGTATTCTTGTTGTGACGAAAGATGGAATTGCAGAAGAAGGAACGCATGAGGAACTGCTTGCGAAGAATGGTATTTTTGCAAACTTGCATAACGTTCAAATGCGCTGA
- a CDS encoding S1C family serine protease has protein sequence MDYYDENSRHGEPPGYRPGEPRRRKNSWLIPVLLGIIIGILLVTAALPALVRSGIISAPDTATESNGTSGNNGKVTSQKTVQVDVSSQVTKVVEKVSPAVVGVTNLQKSKDFWQQSEKEGEAGTGSGVVYKKDGKNAYIVTNNHVVKDADELEVTLANNKKLSAKLLGTDAFTDLAVLQVDGSKIDKAIELGSSNAVKVGEPAIAIGNPLGPMFAGSVTQGVISGKERTIPEDLNGDGNPDWQSEVLQTDAAINPGNSGGALIDIDGKLIGINSMKINQAAVEGIGFAIPIDTAIPIINQLESTGKVTRPFLGVEAYSIEEVPKTEWKQTLKLPESVTSGIYVWSVEPLSPAGKAGIRRLDVITEFGGKEIKSVVDLRKVLYQEKQVGDKVKMTYYRSGKKHETTVTLGKQSD, from the coding sequence TTGGATTATTATGATGAAAATAGCCGCCATGGCGAGCCGCCGGGCTACAGACCGGGTGAACCGCGCAGACGGAAGAACAGCTGGCTCATTCCTGTATTGCTTGGTATCATCATTGGGATTCTGCTTGTGACCGCAGCGTTGCCTGCACTTGTTCGTTCAGGCATTATATCGGCACCTGACACAGCAACAGAAAGCAACGGCACTTCCGGCAACAATGGGAAAGTGACAAGTCAGAAAACAGTCCAAGTCGATGTCTCTTCACAAGTGACAAAGGTTGTTGAGAAGGTTTCTCCGGCTGTTGTTGGTGTGACGAATCTTCAGAAGAGCAAGGACTTCTGGCAGCAGAGTGAGAAGGAAGGCGAAGCTGGTACAGGTTCTGGTGTTGTCTATAAAAAGGACGGCAAGAATGCTTATATTGTAACGAATAATCATGTTGTCAAAGACGCAGACGAACTTGAAGTCACACTTGCGAATAATAAGAAACTCAGTGCCAAACTGCTCGGTACCGATGCTTTCACGGACCTCGCTGTACTTCAGGTCGATGGAAGCAAGATTGACAAGGCAATCGAACTTGGCTCATCAAATGCAGTCAAGGTCGGAGAGCCGGCGATCGCAATCGGCAACCCGCTTGGACCGATGTTCGCAGGGTCTGTCACACAAGGTGTGATCAGCGGAAAAGAACGGACGATACCAGAAGATTTGAATGGCGACGGTAATCCCGATTGGCAGTCAGAGGTACTGCAAACGGATGCCGCCATCAATCCCGGTAACAGTGGCGGGGCGCTTATCGACATTGACGGCAAACTGATTGGTATTAATTCAATGAAAATCAATCAGGCAGCAGTAGAAGGAATCGGTTTTGCTATTCCAATCGATACAGCTATCCCGATTATTAACCAATTAGAAAGTACAGGGAAAGTGACTCGTCCATTCCTTGGAGTTGAGGCCTATTCAATTGAAGAGGTTCCGAAGACAGAGTGGAAGCAAACATTAAAACTCCCTGAAAGTGTGACGTCGGGCATTTATGTATGGAGTGTCGAACCGCTTTCGCCTGCTGGCAAGGCAGGAATCAGAAGGCTTGATGTAATCACAGAGTTTGGCGGCAAGGAAATCAAAAGTGTCGTCGATCTGCGAAAAGTACTGTACCAAGAGAAACAAGTAGGCGATAAAGTGAAGATGACGTATTATCGCTCTGGAAAGAAACATGAAACAACTGTAACACTTGGAAAACAGTCAGATTAA
- a CDS encoding MBL fold metallo-hydrolase, which produces MTLRFSVLTSGSTGNAFYIESEQEKWLVDVGHSGKKMDALFKEADVDPYGLSGILVTHEHSDHIKGLGVLARKYNLPIYANAKTWQAMESSLGKLSVDQKFHFETETVRTFGDMEIESFGVSHDAAEPMFFTFRSGGKKVALVTDTGYVSERVKKTVEDADAYIFEANHDVEMLRMGRYPWNVKRRILGDYGHISNEDSGLALSECITDRTECVYLAHLSLDNNMKDLAHMAVSQVLEERGIRIDVQDTDPHKPTAMRQIGEGFAHLKSELPHIG; this is translated from the coding sequence ATGACACTGCGCTTCAGTGTGCTTACATCAGGAAGCACGGGTAACGCGTTTTATATAGAATCGGAACAGGAAAAGTGGCTCGTCGATGTTGGTCACAGTGGCAAGAAGATGGATGCCCTATTCAAGGAAGCAGACGTCGATCCTTATGGACTGTCGGGCATTCTCGTAACTCATGAGCATAGTGATCATATTAAGGGTCTCGGTGTACTTGCACGCAAGTACAATCTTCCAATCTACGCTAACGCTAAAACATGGCAGGCGATGGAAAGTTCACTCGGCAAACTCTCAGTTGATCAGAAGTTTCATTTTGAAACAGAGACAGTACGGACCTTTGGCGATATGGAAATTGAATCATTCGGTGTTTCACATGATGCGGCCGAGCCGATGTTCTTTACTTTCCGTTCTGGAGGAAAAAAAGTGGCACTTGTAACGGATACGGGTTATGTGTCAGAGCGGGTCAAGAAGACAGTGGAAGACGCGGATGCTTATATATTCGAAGCGAATCACGATGTCGAAATGCTGCGGATGGGGCGCTATCCGTGGAATGTAAAGCGCAGAATTCTTGGTGACTATGGACATATTTCGAATGAAGACAGTGGATTGGCACTGAGCGAGTGTATAACAGACCGCACAGAATGTGTTTATCTCGCCCATCTTAGCCTTGATAATAATATGAAAGACCTTGCGCACATGGCTGTGAGCCAAGTACTGGAAGAACGGGGAATTCGGATTGATGTTCAGGATACAGATCCGCATAAACCGACTGCCATGCGACAAATCGGTGAAGGCTTTGCACATTTGAAAAGTGAACTTCCGCATATTGGCTAA
- a CDS encoding two-component system regulatory protein YycI — translation MQWNQIKTLFIICFLVLDVYLLYQYFNKQKEDDLSVQDRPDSTIEEQLARENIKVGDLPDQEYKESFIRVRQHALSESESKQLKDLPNQQSIAIDGKFILSIFDKPIALPKGVKNDEIDNIIGNNIIHPDEYEFWTWDKKLNVLVFFQKKMDRPVYFNQNGMILVFLNDKNEITSYTQTMLAKPDDTNNEAEKLIKPVKAVETLYKSNQLSSGSEIKRADLVFYTRVPLRNGVQVFVPTWKLAVNDKDGSKNFFVNAIEGYVIQSDETLFMKNTIEEDIDRIEKTEFDGKLKERLLQTLKERLELINRGEKS, via the coding sequence ATGCAGTGGAATCAGATCAAAACACTCTTCATCATCTGCTTCCTCGTTCTAGATGTCTATCTGCTCTATCAGTATTTCAACAAGCAGAAGGAAGATGATCTGAGTGTGCAGGACCGCCCGGATTCTACTATTGAGGAACAGCTTGCAAGAGAGAACATTAAGGTTGGGGATTTGCCTGACCAGGAATACAAAGAGTCTTTTATAAGGGTACGGCAGCATGCTCTGAGCGAGTCTGAAAGCAAACAGCTTAAGGACTTGCCGAATCAGCAAAGTATTGCAATAGATGGGAAATTCATTCTTTCCATTTTTGATAAACCAATTGCTTTGCCGAAGGGCGTTAAGAACGACGAAATAGATAATATTATTGGTAATAATATTATTCACCCGGATGAATATGAATTTTGGACATGGGATAAGAAATTAAATGTGCTTGTCTTCTTTCAAAAGAAAATGGACCGCCCTGTCTACTTTAATCAAAACGGTATGATTCTCGTTTTTCTTAATGATAAGAACGAGATTACAAGTTATACCCAGACGATGCTTGCCAAACCGGATGATACGAATAACGAAGCTGAGAAGCTTATTAAGCCGGTTAAAGCTGTTGAGACGTTATATAAGTCAAACCAGCTTAGTTCTGGGTCTGAAATCAAGCGAGCAGACCTCGTCTTCTATACGAGAGTGCCATTGAGAAATGGAGTTCAAGTATTTGTACCGACTTGGAAGCTTGCTGTTAATGATAAAGACGGAAGTAAGAATTTCTTTGTTAATGCGATTGAGGGTTATGTCATCCAAAGCGATGAAACACTCTTTATGAAAAATACGATTGAAGAAGATATTGATAGAATCGAAAAAACAGAGTTCGATGGCAAGCTGAAGGAAAGGCTTCTTCAGACGTTGAAAGAGAGACTGGAATTGATCAATCGGGGTGAAAAATCATGA
- a CDS encoding YycH family regulatory protein translates to MKMETFKSIALFFLVVVSLLLTLSLWNESPRYKERLYSSSYVNEVDVGGKEYKKKDIIDPNQVLFHNRDSVKGFEFPKDEKEFYIEMSFWSLHDFSTGEAEWNRKKRNEIEVRYPTPVPMKLLSSLFTMDDEVFLPAWSFNRAFITFNQASTAMQIKFLSADGAYEATATINDTVQYKRLMSYFETGNDLIDYIPFGDGPAPIYIPKGEQTVLQRSMGAQMIDEKKFVNALFKKPSMVSKNTGEAYYLDGQRGMRILQNKRSMEYINPIESNKVSMDPADLIDKSATNINEHKGWTADYNLFQVDPKTNTVRYKMYYKGYEVFNNNGLATIEQIWRNDQLYKYRRPLFSLNNSLGGDPITLPSGQELIRALKENSDYDLSGIQDIRIGYHLEYPESDAHSVILRPSWFMDYKGNWQEIKINKLRNEEGAA, encoded by the coding sequence ATGAAGATGGAGACATTCAAGTCGATTGCACTTTTTTTCCTTGTCGTTGTGAGTCTCCTGCTGACGCTCAGCCTGTGGAATGAATCGCCGCGCTACAAGGAGCGGCTGTACAGTTCTTCATATGTTAATGAGGTTGACGTCGGCGGTAAGGAGTATAAGAAAAAGGATATTATTGATCCGAATCAAGTGCTCTTTCATAATCGGGATTCAGTGAAAGGATTTGAATTCCCGAAAGACGAGAAAGAATTTTATATAGAAATGAGTTTTTGGTCATTGCACGATTTCTCGACAGGTGAAGCTGAATGGAATCGTAAGAAGCGGAATGAGATTGAGGTAAGATATCCGACTCCGGTTCCGATGAAACTGCTGAGCAGCCTGTTTACGATGGATGATGAGGTATTCTTGCCCGCTTGGTCGTTTAACCGTGCATTTATCACTTTCAACCAGGCTTCTACAGCAATGCAGATTAAGTTCCTTTCTGCAGATGGTGCCTATGAAGCAACGGCTACAATTAATGATACAGTCCAGTACAAACGGCTAATGTCCTACTTTGAAACTGGAAATGACCTGATTGATTATATTCCCTTCGGCGATGGGCCGGCACCGATCTACATTCCGAAGGGAGAACAGACAGTGCTGCAGCGTTCCATGGGTGCGCAGATGATTGATGAGAAGAAATTCGTTAATGCACTGTTTAAGAAGCCGTCAATGGTTAGCAAGAACACAGGAGAAGCCTATTATCTTGATGGCCAGCGAGGCATGCGTATCCTTCAGAATAAGAGAAGTATGGAGTATATCAATCCAATTGAGTCAAATAAAGTATCTATGGATCCTGCTGATCTGATTGATAAAAGTGCTACGAACATCAATGAACATAAAGGCTGGACAGCGGATTACAATCTCTTCCAAGTTGATCCGAAGACCAATACGGTTCGATATAAAATGTATTACAAGGGTTATGAGGTTTTTAACAATAATGGACTTGCGACAATAGAACAAATTTGGCGTAATGACCAGCTCTATAAGTATCGCCGTCCCCTGTTCTCGCTGAACAATTCACTTGGAGGGGATCCCATTACACTTCCATCGGGTCAGGAGTTGATCCGGGCACTCAAGGAAAATTCCGATTATGATTTATCCGGGATTCAGGATATTCGTATTGGATATCATCTCGAGTATCCAGAATCAGATGCTCATAGCGTTATTCTCAGACCCAGCTGGTTCATGGATTATAAGGGGAACTGGCAAGAGATTAAAATTAATAAACTCCGTAATGAGGAAGGGGCGGCTTAG
- the walK gene encoding cell wall metabolism sensor histidine kinase WalK, with amino-acid sequence MNKVGFFKSIQLKFIIIYILLLLVAIQVIGSYFVRQLETELIDNFKTSINDRVKLLTYNLEQAFKKERPEDGGLTLEQDMQNIVDEIKPESITKLLVINNQSRVLATNDYQNMDVIGKKTTEDMVQKVLLFGTPSEERVLQAGTDHRLYVKAAPIRYDDGTTAGVIYLEASLEGVYNQLENINEIFFKGSILAIIVSAFIGILVARTITKPILEMRRQAQIMATGDFTQKVNVYGSDEIGQLAETFNDLNDKLKHSYQTIEEEERKLSSVLANMSDGVIAADKTGAVTLMNEAAGKLLGRRPDTAIGEFLLDVLQLEEKIVDVDELQEGGSTIIDFSEDDDISLIRANFSTVSDDEDDITGFITVISDVTEQEKDERERREFVSNVSHELRTPLTTMRSYLEALLDGAWEDKKIAPNFLNVAQTETDRMIRMVNDLLQLSRMDNKEHALKKVRVDFITFMNQVIDRFEMNLDEESNITLERQLPEGPFFVWIDRDKMTQVLDNIISNAIKYSPGGGIVGFKAAKLRQQLMVSISDQGIGIDYDKTDKIFERFYRTDKARTRKLGGTGLGLAISKEIVEAHYGRIWAESELGKGTTIHFALPLMNAKRRDK; translated from the coding sequence ATGAACAAGGTGGGCTTTTTCAAATCCATCCAGCTGAAGTTCATCATTATTTACATCCTCTTGCTTCTTGTCGCAATTCAGGTTATCGGTTCCTATTTCGTCAGACAGCTTGAAACAGAACTGATCGATAACTTTAAAACATCGATCAATGACCGAGTGAAGCTGCTCACATATAACCTTGAACAGGCCTTCAAAAAAGAGAGGCCTGAAGATGGGGGCCTGACGTTAGAACAGGATATGCAGAATATCGTCGATGAAATAAAGCCGGAGTCGATTACGAAATTACTCGTAATTAACAATCAGAGCCGTGTACTGGCAACGAATGACTATCAGAATATGGATGTCATTGGCAAGAAGACGACAGAGGATATGGTCCAAAAAGTACTCCTTTTCGGTACGCCGAGTGAGGAGAGAGTACTGCAGGCGGGGACTGACCACCGGCTCTATGTAAAGGCCGCCCCAATCCGCTATGATGACGGTACGACTGCAGGTGTCATCTATTTGGAAGCATCGCTGGAAGGTGTGTATAACCAGCTCGAGAATATTAATGAAATTTTCTTCAAGGGTTCCATTCTTGCAATCATTGTTTCTGCCTTTATCGGGATTCTTGTAGCAAGAACGATTACAAAGCCAATTCTCGAAATGCGGCGCCAGGCCCAAATCATGGCGACTGGGGACTTCACCCAGAAGGTAAATGTATATGGAAGTGACGAAATTGGCCAGCTTGCCGAGACATTTAATGATCTGAACGACAAGCTGAAGCATTCCTACCAGACAATTGAAGAAGAGGAACGCAAGTTGAGTTCCGTACTTGCCAACATGTCTGATGGTGTAATTGCGGCGGATAAAACTGGCGCAGTTACGCTTATGAATGAAGCTGCGGGCAAATTGCTCGGCCGTCGTCCGGATACTGCAATTGGCGAGTTTCTTCTTGATGTTCTTCAACTTGAAGAGAAGATTGTAGATGTTGATGAACTTCAGGAAGGCGGTTCGACAATTATTGATTTCAGTGAAGACGATGATATATCGCTCATCAGAGCCAACTTCTCGACTGTTTCCGACGATGAGGACGATATAACAGGCTTCATTACAGTAATCAGTGATGTTACAGAACAAGAGAAAGATGAGCGGGAACGCCGCGAATTTGTTTCCAATGTATCTCATGAGCTCCGCACACCACTTACGACGATGCGTAGCTATCTCGAAGCATTGCTTGATGGTGCTTGGGAAGATAAAAAGATTGCTCCGAATTTCCTTAATGTCGCTCAGACAGAGACAGACCGGATGATCCGTATGGTCAATGACTTGTTGCAGTTGTCACGCATGGATAATAAGGAACATGCATTGAAAAAAGTACGTGTTGATTTTATTACGTTTATGAATCAGGTAATTGATCGATTTGAAATGAATCTTGATGAAGAATCGAATATTACGTTGGAACGCCAACTGCCTGAGGGTCCATTCTTTGTCTGGATTGACCGCGATAAGATGACGCAAGTACTCGACAATATTATCTCCAATGCGATCAAGTATTCACCAGGCGGGGGAATTGTCGGATTCAAGGCGGCTAAATTGCGCCAGCAACTCATGGTCAGCATCAGCGACCAAGGAATCGGTATTGACTATGATAAAACGGATAAGATTTTTGAACGTTTCTACCGGACTGACAAGGCACGCACTCGCAAACTTGGCGGAACCGGACTTGGTCTAGCGATATCCAAAGAAATTGTTGAGGCACATTACGGTAGAATCTGGGCTGAAAGTGAATTAGGTAAGGGAACGACGATACATTTTGCATTGCCGCTGATGAACGCAAAGCGGAGGGATAAATAA
- the yycF gene encoding response regulator YycF, whose product MSKILVVDDEQPIADILKFNLEKEGYEVLVANDGETAIELAEEERPDLVLLDLMLPGKDGNEVCREIRKTQTMPIIMLTAKDSEIDKVLGLELGADDYVTKPFSNRELIARVKANLRRQQQVPEDEGSESKDIEIGSLTVHPEAYSVSRNGEQVDLTHREFELLHYLARHIGQVMTREHLLETVWGYDYFGDVRTVDVTVRRLREKIEENPSNPSWIVTRRGVGYYLRNPEQE is encoded by the coding sequence TTGAGTAAGATTTTAGTAGTGGATGATGAACAACCAATTGCAGATATATTGAAATTCAATCTTGAAAAAGAAGGTTATGAAGTGCTCGTGGCAAATGATGGTGAAACGGCTATTGAATTAGCTGAAGAGGAGCGTCCGGACCTCGTTCTGCTCGATTTGATGTTGCCGGGGAAAGACGGCAATGAAGTATGCCGTGAAATTCGCAAGACACAGACGATGCCGATCATCATGTTGACTGCGAAAGATTCCGAGATCGATAAAGTGCTTGGACTTGAGCTCGGAGCGGATGATTATGTGACAAAGCCGTTCAGCAACCGTGAATTGATTGCACGTGTTAAAGCGAATCTGCGACGTCAGCAGCAAGTGCCGGAGGATGAAGGTTCTGAATCGAAAGATATTGAAATCGGTTCGCTTACCGTACACCCGGAAGCGTATTCAGTATCAAGAAACGGTGAACAAGTCGATCTGACACATCGTGAGTTTGAATTGCTGCATTATTTGGCCCGTCATATCGGACAAGTAATGACACGTGAGCATTTGCTCGAGACGGTTTGGGGTTATGACTATTTCGGCGATGTACGGACAGTTGATGTAACAGTAAGAAGATTGCGTGAGAAGATTGAAGAGAATCCGAGCAACCCGTCTTGGATCGTAACGCGCCGCGGAGTCGGCTATTATTTGCGCAATCCTGAGCAGGAGTAG
- the dnaB gene encoding replicative DNA helicase — protein sequence MSEMWNDRTPPHNIEAEQAVLGAVFLAPEAFSTASEILMSDDFYRAGHQRIFQAMVTLSDKGEPIDLVTVTTLLANQNTLEEVGGVSYLTELAESVPTAANIGYYSKIVEEKALLRRLIRTATDIVTISYEKEDEVEDALNEAEKNILEVSNRRNSGAFKAVKDVLIDVYDNIEQLHNRKGDTTGVPTGFRDLDRITSGFQPNDLIIIAARPSVGKTAFALNVAQNVAVNTDENVAIFSLEMGADQLVSRMLCAEGNIDAQRLRTGNLEAEDWSKLAMAMGSLSNAGIFIDDSAGIRVGEIRSKCRRLKQEHGLGMIMIDYLQLIQGSSRNQENRQQEVSEISRSLKALARELQVPVIALSQLSRGVESRQDKRPMMSDLRESGSIEQDADIVGFLYRDDYYDTESEKQNIIEIIISKQRNGPVGTVELAFVKEYNKFVDLDHRYSDSDIPPA from the coding sequence ATGAGTGAGATGTGGAATGACCGGACACCGCCTCACAATATAGAGGCCGAACAAGCTGTACTCGGGGCTGTTTTTCTTGCGCCGGAAGCTTTCTCGACTGCCTCTGAGATTCTCATGTCCGATGATTTTTATAGAGCAGGGCATCAGCGGATTTTTCAAGCAATGGTCACACTGTCAGACAAGGGGGAACCGATTGACCTTGTCACGGTGACGACATTGCTTGCCAACCAGAATACGCTTGAGGAAGTCGGCGGTGTTTCGTATTTAACAGAACTGGCAGAAAGTGTACCAACAGCTGCGAACATCGGTTATTACAGTAAGATTGTAGAAGAGAAAGCTCTGCTCAGGAGACTGATCCGGACAGCGACCGATATTGTAACGATAAGTTATGAGAAAGAGGATGAGGTAGAAGACGCCCTCAATGAGGCGGAGAAGAACATTCTCGAGGTATCCAATCGACGCAATAGCGGAGCTTTTAAAGCAGTAAAAGATGTACTAATCGATGTTTATGACAATATCGAGCAGTTGCACAATCGCAAAGGCGACACGACAGGGGTACCAACAGGATTCCGTGATCTGGATCGTATTACTTCAGGGTTCCAGCCGAATGATCTGATCATTATTGCGGCTCGCCCATCCGTTGGTAAGACGGCGTTCGCTCTGAACGTCGCTCAAAATGTAGCGGTTAATACAGATGAAAATGTAGCGATTTTCAGTCTGGAGATGGGGGCAGATCAGCTCGTTTCCCGTATGCTTTGCGCCGAGGGCAATATTGACGCTCAAAGACTTCGAACAGGGAACCTTGAAGCCGAGGACTGGAGCAAACTGGCAATGGCGATGGGAAGTCTTTCGAATGCTGGTATTTTCATAGATGACTCAGCAGGTATCCGAGTTGGGGAAATCCGATCAAAATGCCGCCGCCTTAAGCAAGAGCATGGGTTGGGCATGATCATGATCGATTACTTGCAGCTTATTCAGGGAAGTTCACGCAATCAGGAAAACCGCCAGCAGGAAGTATCGGAGATTTCTCGTTCCCTTAAGGCGCTCGCCCGTGAACTTCAAGTGCCGGTTATCGCACTTTCCCAGCTATCTCGTGGTGTGGAATCACGTCAGGACAAGCGCCCAATGATGTCCGACTTGCGTGAATCCGGGAGCATTGAGCAGGATGCCGATATCGTCGGCTTCCTGTATCGCGACGACTATTACGATACCGAGTCGGAGAAACAGAACATTATTGAAATTATCATATCAAAGCAGCGTAACGGTCCAGTTGGAACAGTCGAACTTGCCTTCGTGAAAGAGTACAATAAGTTCGTCGATCTTGATCACCGGTACAGCGACAGTGATATCCCGCCGGCCTAG
- the rplI gene encoding 50S ribosomal protein L9 encodes MKVIFTKDVKGTGKKGEIKEVSEGYARNFLLKKGVAVEATAANLNTLKNEKKKQAQQEQQEKEEAINLKDNLADLTVEIKTKSGEGGRLFGSITSKQIADELKKQFGYKIDKRKIELAEPIRALGYTTVPVKLHHEVEGSVKVHVKEQ; translated from the coding sequence ATGAAAGTCATTTTCACAAAAGATGTAAAAGGTACAGGCAAGAAGGGTGAAATCAAGGAAGTATCTGAAGGCTATGCACGCAACTTTCTCTTGAAGAAAGGCGTTGCTGTTGAAGCGACAGCTGCTAACTTGAATACCTTGAAAAATGAAAAGAAGAAACAAGCCCAGCAAGAACAGCAAGAGAAGGAAGAAGCAATCAACTTGAAAGATAATCTTGCGGATTTGACTGTTGAAATTAAGACAAAATCCGGTGAAGGCGGACGTCTTTTCGGCTCCATTACGAGCAAACAGATTGCAGATGAACTGAAGAAACAGTTTGGTTATAAGATTGACAAGCGTAAAATCGAGCTAGCAGAACCAATTCGTGCGCTCGGCTATACGACTGTTCCCGTGAAATTGCATCACGAAGTGGAAGGCTCTGTTAAAGTTCACGTTAAGGAGCAGTAA